A window of the Microbulbifer aggregans genome harbors these coding sequences:
- a CDS encoding TonB-dependent receptor plug domain-containing protein, with translation MKKNLLSVAVKGAISLTAAAVMVPAMPAFAQQDAQLVEEVVVTGSRIKRQDLESVTPLTSIGAEEFKISGNLNVEQKLAELPQTLPSFGPSSNNPGDGTARVDLRGLGSYRTVVLVNGRRYIPATQTGIVDLNTVPGTLIKSVDVVTGGASAVYGSDALAGVVNFQLVDDFEGVQITSLYDVTGEGDGAKSNIDLTMGGNFADGRGNATVYASWSEREAVMQGDRDFSNVALTESGGQLVAGGSSGVPGTLVFDTGTTFNSDGTSREWMDPADRFNYAPDNYLQLPQERFLISSFAHYDISDKVTAYGEMAFSHNEVPQELAPTPAFTTVSVNPNTPFFDDAFQQTLRDMNVAAGVDASTPVDLFVGRRMVENGSRQSLDTRDGFRILSGFRGDINDNWSFDTYYSYSNLENTNLLNNDVAASRFRQAILVNDAGTACQDTSNGCAPLNIWGAGNISQEAIDFINVGATNVTSITQEVLSASMSGSLATLPSADEAVAVVFGLEYRNDESTYRPDSFLSAGDVLGFNAGKETVGGYDAQEVFSEINVPLVSGKPGVESLDFWAAARYSDYSNIGGVSSYATALNYAPIDMLKIRAGFQQAVRAPNVSELFLGQSNGFPSADDPCAAGNVTSDTDTALCSATGVTAGSFTQANSQIEGLFGGNPDLKEETSNTFTFGIVAQPMEGLDIAVDYYSIEIEDAIDVLGGGVNNVLDLCYNVVKDINSPFCQAISRRGDGNVQIVNVLNENIGLIETNGIDFNVNYGTDLDFGIDGGSYLSLAFNSTYLLDYDETPIADLPERVNTCAGVFGNTCGSPRQEFNWNSRITWTSGDLTLSALVRYLGETEDDVIENNGVAASDLVVPTLDAETYLDLSLGYAMTENLDLNFGVKNALDTEPTPLGDAQEQANTFPSTYDLLGPRYFLSASYRFE, from the coding sequence ATGAAAAAGAACCTCCTGTCCGTAGCTGTGAAAGGCGCTATCAGCCTGACCGCAGCCGCAGTCATGGTTCCTGCCATGCCCGCCTTTGCGCAGCAAGACGCACAATTGGTGGAAGAGGTTGTCGTAACCGGTTCCCGTATCAAGCGTCAGGACCTGGAATCAGTAACCCCGCTAACCTCTATCGGCGCAGAAGAATTCAAAATTTCGGGCAACCTGAACGTTGAGCAGAAGCTGGCGGAACTCCCGCAGACCCTGCCCAGCTTTGGCCCGAGCTCCAACAACCCGGGTGACGGTACTGCGCGCGTTGACCTGCGCGGCCTCGGCTCCTACCGCACTGTGGTACTGGTAAACGGCCGTCGCTACATCCCGGCCACCCAGACCGGCATTGTCGACCTGAACACCGTTCCCGGCACCCTGATCAAGAGTGTTGACGTAGTAACCGGCGGTGCTTCCGCGGTATACGGTTCCGACGCTCTGGCTGGTGTTGTTAACTTCCAGTTGGTCGACGACTTTGAAGGCGTTCAGATCACCAGCCTGTACGACGTCACCGGCGAAGGTGATGGCGCCAAGTCCAACATCGACCTGACCATGGGTGGAAACTTTGCCGACGGTCGTGGTAACGCCACTGTCTACGCATCCTGGTCCGAGCGTGAAGCAGTAATGCAGGGCGACCGCGACTTCTCTAACGTTGCTCTGACCGAGAGCGGCGGCCAGCTGGTTGCCGGTGGTTCCTCTGGTGTTCCGGGCACCCTGGTGTTCGATACCGGCACTACCTTCAATTCAGACGGCACCTCCCGTGAATGGATGGATCCGGCCGACCGCTTCAACTATGCGCCGGACAACTACCTGCAGCTGCCGCAGGAACGTTTCCTGATCAGCTCGTTCGCGCACTACGACATCAGCGATAAAGTGACTGCATACGGTGAGATGGCCTTCTCTCACAACGAAGTACCGCAGGAACTGGCCCCGACTCCGGCCTTCACTACTGTGTCCGTGAACCCGAACACTCCGTTCTTCGATGATGCTTTCCAGCAGACTCTGCGCGATATGAACGTAGCTGCCGGCGTTGATGCGAGCACCCCGGTAGACCTGTTCGTCGGTCGCCGTATGGTAGAAAACGGTTCCCGCCAGTCCCTGGATACTCGTGACGGCTTCCGCATCCTCAGCGGCTTCCGCGGCGATATCAACGACAACTGGTCGTTCGACACCTACTACAGCTACAGCAACCTGGAAAACACCAACCTGCTGAACAACGACGTGGCTGCGTCCCGCTTCCGTCAGGCCATCCTGGTCAATGACGCTGGCACCGCCTGTCAGGACACATCCAACGGCTGTGCGCCACTGAACATCTGGGGTGCTGGCAACATTTCACAGGAAGCGATCGACTTTATTAACGTCGGCGCAACCAACGTGACCAGCATTACTCAGGAAGTTCTCTCCGCGAGCATGTCCGGCTCCCTGGCCACCCTGCCGTCTGCTGACGAAGCGGTCGCCGTGGTATTTGGCCTGGAATACCGCAACGATGAATCCACCTACCGCCCGGACTCCTTCCTGTCCGCCGGTGACGTTCTCGGCTTCAACGCCGGTAAAGAGACCGTTGGTGGCTACGATGCTCAGGAAGTATTCTCTGAGATCAACGTACCGCTGGTATCTGGCAAGCCTGGCGTCGAGAGTCTGGACTTCTGGGCTGCGGCTCGTTACTCCGACTACTCCAACATCGGTGGTGTTAGCTCCTACGCGACTGCCCTGAACTATGCGCCGATCGATATGCTGAAGATCCGCGCTGGTTTCCAGCAGGCCGTACGTGCGCCCAACGTATCTGAGCTGTTCCTGGGCCAGTCCAACGGCTTCCCGTCTGCTGACGACCCCTGTGCCGCCGGCAACGTAACTTCTGATACCGATACCGCACTGTGTTCCGCTACTGGTGTTACTGCCGGCAGCTTCACTCAGGCCAACAGCCAGATAGAAGGCCTGTTCGGTGGTAACCCGGATCTGAAGGAAGAGACTTCCAACACCTTTACCTTCGGTATTGTCGCTCAGCCGATGGAAGGCCTCGATATTGCTGTTGACTACTACAGCATCGAAATCGAAGACGCCATTGACGTACTGGGTGGTGGTGTAAACAACGTTCTGGACCTGTGCTACAACGTTGTGAAGGACATCAACTCTCCGTTCTGTCAGGCCATTTCCCGCCGCGGAGACGGCAACGTTCAAATCGTTAATGTACTGAACGAAAACATTGGCCTGATCGAAACCAACGGTATTGACTTCAACGTCAACTACGGCACCGATCTGGACTTCGGTATTGATGGTGGCTCTTACCTGAGCCTCGCCTTCAACAGCACCTACCTGCTGGACTACGACGAGACTCCGATTGCCGACCTGCCCGAGCGCGTCAACACCTGTGCCGGCGTATTCGGTAATACCTGTGGTTCTCCCCGTCAGGAGTTCAACTGGAACAGCCGTATCACCTGGACCAGCGGTGATCTGACCCTGTCCGCACTGGTTCGCTACCTGGGTGAAACCGAAGACGACGTGATCGAGAACAATGGCGTAGCGGCTTCCGATCTGGTGGTACCGACTCTGGATGCAGAAACCTATCTGGATCTGAGCCTTGGTTACGCCATGACCGAGAACCTGGACCTGAACTTCGGCGTGAAGAATGCCCTGGACACCGAACCGACTCCGCTCGGCGACGCCCAGGAGCAGGCCAACACCTTCCCGTCGACTTACGACCTGCTTGGTCCGCGCTACTTCTTGAGCGCAAGCTACCGGTTTGAGTAA
- a CDS encoding tetratricopeptide repeat protein has product MNKLQVTPQTLAQLFQLINTGQAARALPYLQQLAAHNQHDTNVLHLSALAYASVANHQQARTCFTRALEINFDQPEVHNNFANFLKSAGDNSQARLHYRHAIDIAPKFQDAWRNLAILEYELGDLEPALEHAGKARQLAADDPAILTLLGNIYRKKDQPEDALNYFDQALSLKPEHVTAIYGKALTCSALELNDEALSLLERALRLRPDSADIQYARALTLLNLGDYEKAEQNLTELLTNSPLYLDAHRTLNEIYWQRGKQAAFGESYRQIPHNQRSDIRVAIAQVEDLLAAKRLDEAAQHLDSGWKASTDPRISFLRGRIAEERGNSSEALPLYERAFTGYPELSVAKQFFIALIRAGQFERCEAQIADNLERAPEDQLLWALRGTCWKMLGDERYHWLTRGNDFVRAFEIPTPVGFSSRSEFLGELRATLLLMHNLKTQPLNQSVRAGVQTPGRLLYKRDPIIQALRESLTEVVSEYIAAMPADVAHPLLGRKSASFRFSGSWSVLLKGGGHHVSHVHPQGWISSAFYVSVPPRVTGDKMQGGDIYFGQSPYELGKTDTIEKSLKPEPGMLVLFPSFTWHGTIPLAEAENQERITAPFDVVPAND; this is encoded by the coding sequence ATGAACAAGCTCCAAGTCACCCCTCAGACCCTTGCCCAGCTTTTCCAACTGATCAACACTGGCCAGGCTGCCCGCGCCCTCCCCTATCTGCAGCAACTTGCGGCGCACAATCAGCATGACACCAATGTTCTGCACCTGTCTGCCCTGGCCTACGCGTCTGTGGCCAACCACCAACAGGCCAGAACCTGTTTCACTCGAGCCCTGGAGATCAACTTTGATCAACCTGAGGTACACAACAATTTTGCCAACTTCCTGAAAAGCGCTGGCGATAACTCTCAGGCCAGATTGCACTACCGGCACGCAATCGATATAGCCCCCAAGTTTCAGGACGCCTGGCGCAACCTCGCCATCCTGGAATATGAATTGGGAGATCTGGAGCCTGCGCTTGAGCACGCAGGGAAGGCCCGGCAACTTGCGGCGGATGACCCGGCAATCCTCACTCTACTCGGCAATATCTACCGGAAAAAAGACCAGCCTGAAGATGCACTGAACTATTTTGACCAGGCGCTATCCCTAAAACCGGAGCATGTCACTGCCATTTATGGCAAGGCCCTGACCTGCTCGGCGCTGGAGTTAAATGATGAGGCCCTGTCCCTGCTGGAACGGGCGTTGCGTCTGCGCCCGGATTCCGCTGATATTCAGTATGCACGTGCCCTTACGCTACTGAACCTCGGTGACTACGAAAAAGCGGAACAAAACCTGACTGAGCTGCTGACCAACAGCCCACTGTATCTGGATGCCCACCGCACGCTGAATGAAATTTACTGGCAGCGGGGCAAACAGGCCGCCTTTGGGGAGAGCTATCGCCAAATTCCGCACAATCAGCGCTCGGATATCCGGGTCGCGATCGCACAGGTAGAGGATCTGCTGGCAGCGAAGCGTCTCGATGAAGCTGCGCAACACCTGGACTCCGGCTGGAAGGCCTCTACAGATCCGCGTATTTCTTTCTTGCGAGGCCGTATAGCGGAGGAGCGTGGCAACTCGAGCGAGGCCCTGCCACTGTATGAGCGCGCCTTTACCGGCTACCCGGAATTGAGCGTCGCCAAGCAGTTCTTTATTGCATTGATCCGAGCGGGACAATTCGAGCGCTGTGAAGCGCAGATCGCCGACAATCTGGAACGGGCTCCGGAAGACCAGCTCTTGTGGGCCCTCCGCGGAACCTGCTGGAAAATGCTTGGCGACGAGCGCTACCATTGGCTCACCAGAGGCAATGATTTTGTGCGGGCTTTTGAAATTCCCACACCGGTCGGATTCAGCAGCCGAAGTGAGTTCCTCGGGGAATTACGGGCAACATTGCTGCTGATGCACAACCTCAAGACACAACCACTCAACCAGTCTGTTCGTGCAGGGGTGCAAACACCCGGGCGCCTGCTGTACAAACGCGACCCCATTATCCAGGCCCTTCGCGAGAGCCTTACAGAAGTGGTCAGCGAATACATTGCTGCCATGCCGGCAGACGTAGCACACCCCCTGCTGGGACGAAAGTCCGCTAGTTTTCGTTTTTCCGGCTCTTGGTCGGTGCTGCTGAAAGGCGGCGGCCACCACGTCAGCCATGTGCATCCCCAGGGGTGGATCAGCTCAGCATTCTATGTAAGCGTTCCGCCGAGGGTAACAGGCGATAAAATGCAGGGAGGCGATATCTATTTCGGACAGTCTCCCTACGAGCTCGGCAAGACCGACACCATCGAAAAGAGCCTGAAACCTGAGCCGGGTATGCTGGTGCTGTTTCCTTCGTTCACCTGGCACGGCACCATTCCATTGGCAGAAGCGGAGAATCAAGAGCGAATCACGGCACCGTTCGACGTGGTGCCGGCCAACGACTGA
- a CDS encoding 2OG-Fe(II) oxygenase — MYHISRGLDIEPYRAEFVAEGVVQVADFLQEQSAEALHALLASQPEWNLAFNKNGEHVDLSYRDYSGWTEQQKATLSQVVWAQAESEFQYYYKTIPIYDIYTRKLLPDSELNKVYELVNSRAFLDAMRSLVGDDSIAFADVQATSYERGHFLKEHDDDVQGKNRVAAYVLNLTKDWRADWGGLFHVFDSSGSIARSLVPAFNAINVFKVPRKHSVAYVTPFAAGSRLSITGWLRRGTPGD; from the coding sequence ATGTATCACATTTCACGGGGGCTGGACATTGAGCCATACCGGGCAGAATTTGTCGCGGAGGGCGTTGTTCAGGTTGCAGATTTCTTGCAGGAACAATCTGCCGAAGCATTGCATGCACTGCTTGCGTCCCAGCCCGAATGGAACCTTGCGTTCAATAAAAACGGTGAACATGTCGATCTGAGTTACCGGGATTACTCTGGCTGGACGGAACAGCAGAAAGCTACCCTCTCTCAGGTGGTTTGGGCGCAGGCGGAGAGTGAATTCCAGTACTACTACAAGACGATTCCTATCTACGATATCTACACTCGCAAGCTGTTGCCGGATAGCGAGCTGAACAAAGTTTATGAGCTGGTCAATAGCCGCGCTTTCCTGGATGCCATGCGTAGTCTGGTAGGCGATGACTCGATTGCTTTCGCCGATGTCCAGGCTACCAGTTACGAACGGGGGCACTTCCTAAAAGAGCACGATGACGATGTTCAGGGCAAGAACCGGGTAGCCGCCTATGTGCTGAATCTCACCAAGGATTGGCGGGCAGACTGGGGAGGCCTGTTCCATGTATTTGACAGCAGCGGCAGTATCGCCAGGAGTCTGGTGCCGGCGTTTAACGCCATCAATGTATTCAAGGTGCCCAGAAAGCATTCCGTTGCCTATGTGACGCCGTTTGCTGCTGGTAGCCGTCTCTCTATTACTGGCTGGTTGCGGCGGGGCACGCCCGGAGATTAA